GTCCTCACGGGTGTCGGTCTTGGGGTCGATGTCACCGAAGCTCTCGGCCACCGGCTCGGTGCGCTCCCAGCCGACCCGGGAGGCGGCGAAGAGCGACTTGGCCTTCACGGTGTCCCCGGCCTTGATCGCGTCGGCGAACTGCTGCACGACCGGAATGGTGGCGTCGGCCTGCTCCTGGGCGTACTTGCGGTACGAGGCCACGGCCGCGTCCAGACGCGGGTCGCCCTTGGCCGGCGCACCCTCGCCGGTCACGGTGATCTTCTGGCGGATGCCGTCACCGGTCATACCCGGCTTGCAGGCGACCTCGTAGTCGCCGGCCTTGATCTCGGCGGCGATGGCGGCCTTGGTGCCGGGACCGATGTTCTCGCGCTCGGTGACGATCTTGTCGCCCGGGGCGTACACGTAGACCTCGGTCGCCTTCGAGCCCTTGTTGTGCACCTCGAGACTCACGTGCCCGGCCGGGAAGGAGGTCTTCGACAGCTCGCAGGCGGAGTCGGAGGCGTTCACCTGGATGGCGTCGGCGGAGGCCGTGTCGTCCTTCTTCTGCGAGCAGCCGGTCAGCACCACGGCGGCGACAGCGAGGGTGAGCAGCGAGGCTGCGGTCGAACGACGGGCGGACATGAAAACTCCACGGGAAGGGCCGGCGTGCACGAGGGCAGGACGATGCATGAGCGAGTGGACCGGCGACGCCGACCCCCCACTCACTTAGCTAAGGCATACCTTAGAGAATTCTGTTTTGACCGTCTACACCACCCCCCTCCCAGGCGCCCCGGCGACACGCCGCGGGGGCGGACGGCGTGCCCGGCGGTCCGCCCCCGCGCTCCCGTACGCGTCGTCAGAACGCGGGCGGCGCACCGCCCGACGGCACTGCCCGGCACACGCGGCGCATCCCCGGACGGCGGGGACCGAGGCACGCGGCGCATCCCCGGACGGCGGGGACCGAGGCGCGCGGTCACCGCTGCCAGGCGCCGCCGGCCCGTCCGAGCGCCTCGTCCGCGCCGGGCAGCGGGGCCCGCCGGGTGGCCGCGCGCGCCGTCCAGCGGCCGTCCTGCCGGGAGATCCTGATCGGGTGGCCGAAGCACGCGCTGATCAGCTCGGTGGTCAGGACGTCGTCGGCCTTCCCCGCCGCGACGCACTCGCCGTCGCGCAGCAGCAGGGCGTGCGTGGTGCTCTCCGGCAGCTCCTCCAGGTGGTGTGTCACCAGCACGCTGGCCAGCTCGGGGTGCTGGTGGCGCAGCAGGTCGAGGCTGTCGAGCAGCAGTTCCCGCGCGGTCAGGTCCAGTCCGGTGGCGGGCTCGTCCAGCAGCAGCAGGCGGGGGCTGGCCATCAGGGCCCGGGCGATCAGGGCCCGGCCTCGCTCGCCCTGGGACAGCGTCGGCCAGCTCGCGGCCGCCATCGGCGTCATACCGAGGGTGTCGATCAGCCGGTCGGCCCGGGCGAGGTCGGCGGCGCCGGGGAGCTTCTGCAGGTCCGGCTCGATGCTGTTGGTGAGGCCGGTCAGCACCACCTCCCGGACGGTCAGCGGCGAGCGCAGCGGATGCCGGGGGTTGACGTGCCCGAGGTGCGCCCGCAGGTCCCTGATGTCCACCCGGCCAAGCCGGCGGCCGAGCACGTCCACCTCGCCCCGGGTCGGGTGGGTGACCGCACCGAGCAGGCCCAGCAGGGTGCTCTTGCCGGCGCCGTTGGCGCCCAGCAGCGCCCAGTGCTCGCCGGGCTCGATGGCCAGGGTGATGCCGCGCAGCAGGTGGCGGCCGTCGCGCACGACGTCGACGTCCTGGGTGCGCAGCAGCGGGCCGTCGGGGAGGGGAGTGAAGGCGGACGTACTCATGGGGTGGTGCTCTCCTGGCGCTCGGCGTGACCGGGACGGCCGACGGCGGAGCGCTCCGGTCGATCCCCGGTCCCGGCCGGGGCGGCGCTCCGGTGCGGCCGCGCGAGCCGGCCCTCCCGTCGTCTGCGTGCAGACTAGCTCCGCCCTGCGGCTGGCTCGCCGGGGGTCCGGCCTCGGACGGCGGCCCGCAGCAGCCGCGGCCGCACGAGGCGGACGGCCGGAACAGGGCCGACGCCGGAACAGGGCCGGGGCCGCCCCGCCGAGGTGTCAGGTCGACGGCGGGGCGGCCCCGGAGTGCGGGGTGCGGCACGGCGGCGGGCGGGTGCGCCCGCCGCGGCCGGTGTCAGGAGGTGGCGACGGCGAGCCGGGCGGCGAGGTCGTCCAGGATGGTGGCGGTCGCGGTGGCCCCGAAGCGCTCGGCTCCGGCCTCCACCATCTCCAGCAGGAGGTCGAGGGTGCGCACCCCGCCCGCCGCCTTGACCTTCATGTGCGCGGGGACCTGGGCCCGCATCAGCCGGACGTCCTCCAGCGTGGCTCCGCCGGGCGCGAACCCGGTGGACGTCTTGACGTACTCGGCCTCCGCCAGCTCGGTCAGCCGGCAGGCCCTGATCTTCTCCTCCGTGCTGAGGTAGGCGTTCTCGAAGATGACCTTGACGATCCCGCCGGCCTCGTGCGCCACCCGGACCACGCCCCGGATGTCGTCCACCACCGCGGCGTCGTCGCCGTCGCGCAGGCGGCCGATGTTGAGCACCATGTCGAGCTCCCGGGCGCCGTCGGCGAGGGCGGCGCCGGCCTCGGCCGTCTTCACCGAGGCGAGGGACGAGCCGTGCGGAAAGCCGACCACCGTGCTGATCAGGACGTCGGTGCCGGCCAGCTCCTTCACCGCCCGGCTCACGTCGGCCGGTTTCACGC
The sequence above is drawn from the Kitasatospora sp. NBC_00315 genome and encodes:
- the efeO gene encoding iron uptake system protein EfeO; amino-acid sequence: MSARRSTAASLLTLAVAAVVLTGCSQKKDDTASADAIQVNASDSACELSKTSFPAGHVSLEVHNKGSKATEVYVYAPGDKIVTERENIGPGTKAAIAAEIKAGDYEVACKPGMTGDGIRQKITVTGEGAPAKGDPRLDAAVASYRKYAQEQADATIPVVQQFADAIKAGDTVKAKSLFAASRVGWERTEPVAESFGDIDPKTDTREDGLEAGQEWTGWHKLEKSLWADNTIGDNEKKLADQLVTDLKDWQTRVGTADITATSMANGAKELLDEVATGKVTGEEDRYSHTDLSDFAANVEGAEYAYELLKPVAAEKDAELSKSLDTEFADLKTLLAKYKQGEAYVSYDTVGEADRKTFSDAVNALAEPLSKLAAAVVVK
- a CDS encoding ABC transporter ATP-binding protein; amino-acid sequence: MSTSAFTPLPDGPLLRTQDVDVVRDGRHLLRGITLAIEPGEHWALLGANGAGKSTLLGLLGAVTHPTRGEVDVLGRRLGRVDIRDLRAHLGHVNPRHPLRSPLTVREVVLTGLTNSIEPDLQKLPGAADLARADRLIDTLGMTPMAAASWPTLSQGERGRALIARALMASPRLLLLDEPATGLDLTARELLLDSLDLLRHQHPELASVLVTHHLEELPESTTHALLLRDGECVAAGKADDVLTTELISACFGHPIRISRQDGRWTARAATRRAPLPGADEALGRAGGAWQR
- the deoC gene encoding deoxyribose-phosphate aldolase, with translation MDRISTSPDVMRVAKMIDHSLLRPELTTEGLVAGCAVAARYDVASVCVKPADVSRAVKELAGTDVLISTVVGFPHGSSLASVKTAEAGAALADGARELDMVLNIGRLRDGDDAAVVDDIRGVVRVAHEAGGIVKVIFENAYLSTEEKIRACRLTELAEAEYVKTSTGFAPGGATLEDVRLMRAQVPAHMKVKAAGGVRTLDLLLEMVEAGAERFGATATATILDDLAARLAVATS